One stretch of Streptomyces sp. R21 DNA includes these proteins:
- a CDS encoding SAV2148 family HEPN domain-containing protein: MGSGGLELPPGDEGHEGNSTDVPPGAVSLARPMEMGSIGPELDWGVDAWREVRTRAQRAGRAYIWLNLVEQRLRAVVAAVLRPIYEPVHGDDWVVAAAGPAGQEWVQRAVAVREVSRRKGYLLDPADDNVLSFLTLPQLRELMVQHWPCFEPYFDERRDVELALDELEVTRNVVSRNRALSEAVLAQAERASAKLLEILGSGSDVPSARRLPVDAVENLVGDRYADVVGVHSDRVRLLRQFPAEDLFGGARRVDAIGIGLNLLVQNFSGRRLVRLAESGCRVRLLFLNPASSAVKRRERELGIKRGELSRAVEMNILHMRRVRARLRDPGAFEIQVFDETPRFTAYLVDGDGSDGIAVVQSYLRRTRGLEAPVLVLRGGSRVLKADDQGEEGLFPTYREEFELAWADSRPVS, encoded by the coding sequence GTGGGCTCGGGAGGGTTGGAGTTGCCTCCTGGTGACGAGGGTCACGAGGGGAACTCCACAGATGTCCCGCCCGGCGCGGTGTCCCTGGCACGGCCGATGGAGATGGGTTCCATTGGACCGGAACTGGACTGGGGCGTCGACGCCTGGCGCGAGGTGCGTACGCGCGCCCAGCGGGCCGGGCGTGCCTACATCTGGCTGAACCTGGTCGAACAGCGGCTGCGCGCGGTCGTGGCCGCTGTTCTGCGCCCCATCTACGAACCCGTCCACGGCGACGACTGGGTCGTCGCCGCCGCCGGACCGGCCGGTCAGGAGTGGGTGCAGCGGGCCGTCGCGGTACGCGAAGTCAGCCGCCGCAAGGGCTACTTGCTCGACCCGGCCGACGACAACGTGCTGAGTTTCCTGACGTTGCCGCAGCTGCGCGAGCTGATGGTGCAGCACTGGCCGTGCTTCGAGCCGTACTTCGACGAGCGCCGCGACGTCGAACTCGCCCTGGACGAGCTGGAAGTCACCCGCAACGTCGTCTCCCGCAACCGCGCTCTGTCCGAGGCGGTCCTCGCCCAGGCCGAGCGCGCCTCGGCCAAGCTCCTGGAGATCCTCGGCTCCGGCAGCGACGTGCCCTCCGCTCGCCGGCTGCCCGTCGACGCGGTCGAGAACCTGGTCGGCGACCGGTACGCGGACGTGGTCGGCGTGCACTCGGACCGGGTGCGCCTGCTGCGCCAGTTCCCCGCCGAGGACCTCTTCGGCGGCGCCCGCCGCGTCGACGCCATCGGCATCGGCCTGAACCTGCTGGTGCAGAACTTCTCCGGGCGGCGCCTGGTGCGGCTGGCCGAGTCGGGCTGCCGGGTACGGCTGCTTTTCCTCAACCCCGCGTCCAGTGCGGTGAAGCGGCGCGAGCGCGAACTCGGCATCAAGCGGGGCGAGTTGAGCCGCGCCGTCGAGATGAACATCCTGCACATGCGCCGGGTCCGGGCCAGGCTGCGCGACCCGGGCGCCTTCGAGATCCAGGTCTTCGACGAGACCCCCCGCTTCACCGCCTACCTCGTCGACGGCGACGGCTCGGACGGGATCGCCGTCGTGCAGTCCTATCTGCGCCGCACCCGTGGCCTGGAGGCCCCGGTGCTCGTGCTGCGCGGCGGAAGCCGGGTGCTCAAGGCGGACGACCAAGGCGAAGAAGGGCTTTTCCCGACATATCGCGAGGAGTTCGAGCTGGCCTGGGCGGACTCGCGTCCCGTGTCCTGA
- a CDS encoding copper amine oxidase, with amino-acid sequence MRVNRISRARSRAAVGLSVAALAVGVTSAAGPASAQPHSSAKTTAKAAPAAAADCSSAYKIEQKLSTGTTWRMCWHYESNAGLVLENISYQPKGEAQPIKVLTSAKLAQIDVPYDDGSVEYDDLTGAGFGQGLMNLAAGECPGGTIKNVKIPDAWDPSQANVKGLCTTTRSRGHAYRMQSDSGNKVFQTQGKDLLVYTANKVGWYEYITEWRFQDDGTINMNVGATGSLSPGDYDAGDGRGWPLGKGAKDYATSHRHNVFWRLNFGLDSSTKNKVEQYDSAVSAPAHGQQAPSTKTTRTKVTKELAGDAKNGRWWRIVSDIGKNKDDHARSYELVPGATSKFLGRGFTKHDIYFTEYKKCEQYASNNLLNCGAGAGKSVDKWVNGQTLQHPIAWVNVGFHHIARDEDQQPMPVHWQGFSVAPRDVTAMNPLTPPELADQNGHVQDGS; translated from the coding sequence ATGCGCGTCAACAGAATCAGCCGTGCCCGCAGCCGGGCGGCGGTGGGCCTCTCGGTGGCCGCACTCGCCGTCGGCGTGACCTCGGCCGCGGGTCCGGCCTCCGCCCAGCCGCACAGCAGCGCCAAGACCACCGCGAAGGCAGCCCCCGCGGCGGCCGCCGACTGCAGCTCGGCGTACAAGATCGAGCAGAAGCTCTCCACCGGGACCACCTGGCGGATGTGCTGGCACTACGAGAGCAACGCCGGGCTCGTCCTGGAGAACATCTCCTACCAGCCCAAGGGCGAGGCCCAGCCGATCAAGGTCCTCACCAGCGCCAAGCTCGCCCAGATCGACGTCCCCTACGACGACGGCTCGGTCGAGTACGACGACCTCACGGGCGCGGGCTTCGGCCAGGGCCTGATGAACCTGGCCGCGGGCGAGTGCCCCGGCGGCACCATCAAGAACGTGAAGATCCCCGACGCCTGGGATCCGTCGCAGGCCAACGTCAAGGGCCTGTGCACCACGACCCGTTCGCGCGGCCACGCCTACCGCATGCAGTCCGACTCGGGCAACAAGGTCTTCCAGACCCAGGGCAAGGACCTGCTCGTCTACACGGCCAACAAGGTCGGCTGGTACGAGTACATCACCGAGTGGCGCTTCCAGGACGACGGCACCATCAACATGAACGTCGGTGCCACCGGCAGCCTCTCGCCCGGTGACTACGACGCGGGCGACGGCCGCGGCTGGCCGCTGGGCAAGGGCGCCAAGGACTACGCCACCAGCCACCGGCACAACGTCTTCTGGCGGCTCAACTTCGGCCTGGACAGCTCCACCAAGAACAAGGTCGAGCAGTACGACTCCGCGGTCAGCGCGCCCGCTCACGGCCAGCAGGCACCGAGCACCAAGACCACCCGTACCAAGGTCACCAAGGAACTCGCGGGTGACGCCAAGAACGGGCGCTGGTGGCGGATCGTCAGTGACATAGGCAAGAACAAGGACGACCACGCGCGCTCGTACGAGCTCGTGCCGGGCGCGACCAGCAAGTTCCTCGGCCGCGGCTTCACCAAGCACGACATCTACTTCACCGAGTACAAGAAGTGCGAGCAGTACGCGAGCAACAACCTGCTCAACTGCGGTGCGGGAGCCGGTAAGTCCGTCGACAAGTGGGTCAACGGACAGACGCTCCAGCACCCGATCGCCTGGGTCAACGTGGGCTTCCACCACATCGCCCGCGACGAGGACCAGCAGCCCATGCCGGTCCACTGGCAGGGCTTCTCGGTCGCCCCGCGCGACGTCACGGCTATGAATCCGCTCACTCCGCCGGAGCTCGCCGACCAGAACGGGCATGTCCAAGACGGTAGTTGA
- a CDS encoding Tat pathway signal sequence domain protein, which produces MRKIVHRHLGKVVAGAAIAVAGTAVMIGITLPGSAGADDSGGAGGGNQSAQQAGQGQGQTAVQPGIVEAAPAEGKKGKGRDPLTDDELKRVEQIALHQSSFAASENVEGKRGPQRLGVDLAEPDENEVADPNAPRRADVTYYDYKDDSLVTKTVNLDTGKVERTDTQHGVQPPISRDESIEAAKLLIADPLGAGLKADYKDATGKELTSPEQQLTLNSMVYRATSGAQSGTLADCGKHRCVRLFPKIKNGAWIDTRAFVIDLSARKVGKLG; this is translated from the coding sequence GTGCGCAAGATAGTGCACCGCCATCTGGGAAAGGTGGTGGCGGGCGCGGCGATCGCGGTGGCCGGGACCGCCGTGATGATCGGCATCACTCTGCCGGGTTCCGCGGGGGCGGACGACTCGGGCGGCGCCGGAGGCGGTAACCAGTCCGCCCAGCAGGCCGGGCAGGGACAGGGCCAGACGGCCGTGCAGCCCGGCATCGTCGAGGCGGCCCCGGCCGAGGGCAAGAAGGGCAAGGGTCGCGACCCGCTGACCGACGACGAGCTGAAGCGGGTCGAACAGATCGCGCTGCACCAGTCGTCGTTCGCCGCCAGTGAGAACGTCGAGGGCAAGCGCGGTCCGCAGCGCCTCGGCGTCGACCTCGCCGAACCCGACGAGAACGAAGTGGCCGACCCGAACGCGCCCCGGCGCGCGGACGTGACGTACTACGACTACAAGGACGACTCGCTCGTCACCAAGACCGTCAACCTCGACACGGGCAAGGTCGAGCGGACGGACACGCAGCACGGCGTCCAGCCGCCCATCAGCCGTGACGAGTCGATCGAGGCGGCCAAGCTCCTGATCGCCGACCCGCTCGGCGCCGGCCTGAAGGCGGACTACAAGGACGCCACCGGCAAGGAGCTCACCTCGCCCGAGCAGCAGCTGACGCTCAACAGCATGGTCTACCGGGCGACTTCGGGCGCGCAGTCCGGGACCCTCGCCGACTGCGGCAAGCACCGCTGCGTACGGCTGTTCCCGAAGATCAAGAACGGGGCCTGGATCGACACCCGTGCCTTCGTGATCGACCTGAGCGCCCGCAAGGTCGGCAAGCTCGGCTGA